The following proteins come from a genomic window of unidentified bacterial endosymbiont:
- the plsB gene encoding glycerol-3-phosphate 1-O-acyltransferase PlsB encodes MSIWRCFCRQSLQLLLRVFAHERQIPAVRPPPLLTSDHRIIYLLPYRSAIDLLALQRYCLNRQLPDPLATEILQGQASAHYLFLNEGVDLLDKIELDQPSVQSLLQHLNLLQAQASVDFQIVLVTLMWGRSPGYGRAGLNRVSWRWLTAWRKFFSLVKFGRDLFIHLAPPLSLQSVSQRLAIDKPLDIQKWARLACRFWARHYWMVAGPALPQRSQLLQHCLQIPTLQAAMANEARSKQKDLALIERQVLAMFNEMAAHFSYGLLRFSYRLFSWLWNRLYQGIVINEIKPIRQRVLAGHEIVYLPCHRSHMDYLLLSYVLYREGLVPPHIAAGINLNFWPVGTLFRRTGAFFIRRSFKGNKLYSMALQSYLATLFSQGCPVEYFIEGGRSRTGRLLAPKTGLLSMTLQALLGGTPRPVVLVPVYIGYEHVVEASTYAKELAGHVKQPESLWQLLRSLKNLRHLGRSYVNFGAPISLNSDLNPPVLEGKFEGTAGNLTRSNGLQTLVNPLAQKVMVAINRAAAVNAVNLCVTVLLVAEQQRLPRALLARQLTCYLQLLRQAPYSSSCTLPTESVEALIEQAIKLGKVLPLTPDEPESILALPPTQVAELSYYRHNIQHLLVLPSLIANLLLNQPGISATVMAQLINLLYPVLQADLFLDYSEPSLVERIRTVIESLSNQQLIRFRGEGYRSDPSTVAMLALLAADTQELLQCYLLTVQWLLRYPHWSRRTLEAQMASVAGTISEGVALRVRGFFDKGSTVIATLQAAGAALLGCLETLLPPAQVASIKALRPESSRNSV; translated from the coding sequence ATGTCTATTTGGCGTTGCTTTTGTCGTCAAAGCTTACAGTTACTACTCAGGGTGTTTGCGCACGAAAGGCAAATCCCTGCAGTGCGACCACCTCCTCTGTTAACCTCTGATCACCGCATTATTTACCTATTGCCCTATCGTTCAGCGATCGATCTGTTGGCTTTGCAGCGCTACTGCCTCAATCGACAGCTGCCAGATCCCTTAGCCACTGAGATCCTTCAGGGCCAGGCCAGTGCCCATTATCTGTTTCTGAATGAAGGGGTTGATTTACTGGATAAAATAGAACTCGATCAACCCTCCGTTCAGTCGCTCCTGCAGCATCTCAATCTGCTGCAGGCTCAAGCCTCAGTGGACTTTCAAATCGTGCTCGTTACCCTGATGTGGGGACGATCACCGGGTTATGGGAGGGCGGGGTTAAACCGGGTCTCCTGGCGCTGGTTAACGGCCTGGCGGAAATTTTTCAGCCTAGTGAAGTTTGGCAGGGATCTCTTTATTCACCTGGCGCCTCCTCTCTCTCTACAGAGCGTTTCCCAGCGCTTAGCGATTGATAAGCCACTGGATATCCAAAAATGGGCCCGCCTAGCCTGCAGGTTTTGGGCACGTCACTACTGGATGGTGGCTGGCCCCGCTCTGCCACAGCGCTCTCAGCTGTTGCAGCACTGTTTGCAGATCCCAACCCTGCAAGCGGCAATGGCTAATGAGGCGCGTAGTAAGCAAAAGGATCTGGCACTCATAGAGCGGCAGGTGCTAGCGATGTTTAATGAGATGGCTGCGCACTTTTCTTATGGGTTGCTCCGTTTTTCCTACCGTCTTTTTTCATGGTTATGGAATCGCTTATATCAAGGCATCGTCATCAATGAGATCAAGCCCATTCGCCAACGGGTATTAGCCGGTCATGAGATAGTTTATCTGCCCTGCCACCGTAGCCACATGGACTATCTGCTGCTCTCTTATGTGTTGTATCGTGAAGGATTAGTTCCCCCCCATATCGCGGCGGGCATTAATCTCAACTTTTGGCCGGTAGGCACGCTGTTTCGGCGTACGGGAGCCTTTTTTATTCGTCGTAGTTTTAAGGGCAATAAGCTGTACTCGATGGCACTACAGAGCTATTTAGCCACGCTATTTTCCCAGGGCTGCCCAGTGGAGTATTTTATAGAAGGGGGGCGTTCACGCACCGGCCGGCTGCTGGCTCCCAAGACCGGTTTATTAAGCATGACGTTACAGGCATTGCTCGGTGGAACTCCTCGTCCTGTAGTTTTAGTGCCGGTGTATATTGGTTATGAGCATGTGGTGGAAGCCTCGACTTATGCCAAAGAGTTGGCCGGTCATGTGAAGCAGCCAGAGAGTCTCTGGCAACTATTGAGGAGCCTGAAAAACCTGCGCCATTTAGGACGTAGCTATGTTAACTTTGGGGCCCCTATTTCGCTAAACAGTGATCTGAATCCGCCAGTGCTGGAGGGGAAGTTTGAGGGCACTGCTGGTAACCTGACTCGCTCAAATGGGTTACAAACCCTGGTGAACCCCTTAGCGCAGAAGGTGATGGTTGCTATCAATCGTGCGGCGGCGGTTAATGCGGTCAATCTCTGTGTGACGGTGTTGTTAGTCGCTGAGCAACAGCGCCTGCCCCGTGCGCTGTTAGCGCGTCAATTAACTTGTTATTTGCAACTATTGCGCCAGGCGCCATACAGCAGCAGCTGCACCCTACCAACGGAGTCGGTTGAGGCCTTGATTGAGCAGGCTATCAAGCTAGGCAAAGTGCTGCCGCTAACGCCTGATGAGCCAGAGTCGATCCTCGCATTACCACCGACACAAGTGGCTGAGCTCAGCTATTATCGTCACAATATTCAACATCTGCTGGTACTACCCTCGCTGATAGCCAATTTACTACTGAATCAGCCAGGGATCAGTGCGACAGTCATGGCGCAGCTGATCAACTTACTGTATCCAGTGCTGCAAGCGGATCTGTTTCTTGATTATTCAGAGCCTTCATTAGTCGAACGCATCAGAACGGTGATCGAGTCGCTGAGCAACCAGCAGCTCATTCGGTTTCGAGGGGAGGGTTATCGATCTGATCCTTCAACTGTAGCGATGCTAGCGCTACTAGCAGCCGACACGCAGGAGTTACTCCAATGCTACCTACTGACAGTACAGTGGCTGCTACGTTATCCCCACTGGAGTCGTCGTACTTTAGAAGCCCAGATGGCCAGTGTGGCTGGAACTATTTCAGAGGGTGTAGCCCTCCGTGTTCGGGGCTTTTTTGATAAAGGATCGACTGTTATTGCCACGCTACAAGCAGCAGGAGCAGCCCTATTAGGCTGCTTAGAAACGCTGTTACCGCCGGCGCAGGTTGCCTCCATCAAGGCATTAAGGCCTGAGTCCTCTAGAAATTCGGTTTAA
- a CDS encoding transposase, whose product MIANITRANNRRKPAYYSPEFKQRLAADASQPGVSLSTIAQKEGISLSALSKWRRQYQQPEPATLFPIAVEADSPLLPASQLESKGSPPVEITASPMGMIEITLQQAKIRINGLVDANALQVVLKSLSGF is encoded by the coding sequence ATGATCGCTAACATTACTAGGGCGAATAACCGCCGTAAGCCAGCTTATTACAGTCCTGAATTTAAACAACGCCTAGCGGCAGATGCCAGTCAGCCGGGGGTTTCACTCTCAACTATTGCTCAAAAAGAAGGCATCAGCCTATCTGCTCTATCCAAATGGCGAAGGCAATACCAGCAGCCAGAGCCTGCCACCTTGTTCCCGATAGCAGTTGAAGCAGACAGTCCACTCCTTCCAGCTAGCCAGTTAGAAAGTAAGGGATCTCCGCCTGTAGAGATAACAGCCTCGCCAATGGGGATGATCGAGATCACACTACAACAAGCTAAGATCCGAATTAATGGCTTGGTTGATGCCAATGCATTACAGGTCGTATTGAAGAGTCTGTCAGGATTCTGA
- the tnpB gene encoding IS66 family insertion sequence element accessory protein TnpB (TnpB, as the term is used for proteins encoded by IS66 family insertion elements, is considered an accessory protein, since TnpC, encoded by a neighboring gene, is a DDE family transposase.), whose protein sequence is MLSLPAGTRIWLMAGVTDMRNSFQGLSAKVESTLKASPFSGHLFVFRGKNGHLLKILWSTGDGLCLLSKRLERGHFVWPGAREGRVFLTPAQLAMLLEGLEWKQPKRINTQRLSIL, encoded by the coding sequence ATTCTGAGTCTGCCGGCAGGGACCCGCATCTGGCTAATGGCCGGGGTGACCGATATGCGCAATAGTTTTCAGGGACTATCCGCCAAGGTGGAGAGCACCTTAAAGGCATCACCTTTCTCTGGCCATCTATTTGTCTTTCGCGGTAAGAATGGTCATTTACTTAAAATATTATGGTCTACTGGAGATGGGTTGTGCCTGCTATCCAAGCGATTAGAGCGGGGACATTTTGTTTGGCCGGGGGCTCGTGAGGGCAGGGTGTTTCTAACGCCAGCTCAGTTAGCCATGTTACTGGAAGGTTTAGAGTGGAAGCAGCCCAAACGGATTAACACTCAGCGGTTATCAATATTGTAA
- a CDS encoding IS3 family transposase, which produces MGDSTRREGYPKKSLGHLLSGPQVKYQFMQKHAGEFSVERMSNVLGVSRSGYYQFIKAEPSKRYCEDERLISEIKEVYTISNQIYGSPRIHAELRARGERCSRKRVCRLMKAAHIAAKMKKRFKVTTIVDPKAAVAPNLLKQKFTATRPDQYWAADITYIPTQEGWLYVAIVLDLFSRSIVGMDMQAHMTTELVAAALRQAITRRKPAAGLIHHSDRGSQYTSKGFKAVSAHHQITLSMSSTGNCYDNAVAESFFHTLKTEHTHFERFESREQAKLSIFEYVEVFYNRQRRHSTLGYLSPVNFEKNWLSQVA; this is translated from the coding sequence ATTGGCGATAGCACGCGAAGAGAGGGATATCCTAAAAAAAGCCTTGGGCATCTTCTCAGTGGCCCGCAAGTAAAATACCAGTTTATGCAAAAGCATGCTGGGGAATTCAGCGTAGAGAGGATGTCCAACGTGTTAGGTGTATCCCGCAGTGGCTATTATCAGTTTATCAAGGCTGAGCCATCCAAGCGCTATTGTGAGGATGAGCGTTTAATATCTGAAATTAAAGAGGTTTATACCATAAGCAACCAAATTTACGGTAGCCCACGTATCCATGCTGAGTTACGAGCTAGAGGTGAGCGCTGTTCACGCAAACGGGTTTGTCGGCTAATGAAAGCAGCCCATATTGCGGCTAAGATGAAAAAACGATTTAAGGTAACCACAATAGTCGATCCAAAGGCCGCAGTGGCGCCTAATTTACTCAAGCAGAAGTTCACAGCCACTCGCCCTGATCAATACTGGGCAGCAGATATTACCTATATTCCGACCCAAGAGGGATGGTTGTATGTTGCTATCGTACTGGACCTGTTCTCTCGTAGTATCGTGGGGATGGATATGCAAGCTCACATGACCACCGAGTTAGTAGCCGCAGCATTACGCCAGGCAATAACACGGAGGAAGCCTGCTGCAGGTCTCATCCACCACTCCGACCGAGGCAGCCAGTATACCAGCAAAGGATTCAAGGCTGTATCGGCGCATCACCAGATAACGCTTAGCATGAGTAGTACGGGCAATTGTTATGACAATGCAGTAGCAGAGAGTTTTTTCCATACCTTAAAAACAGAGCACACCCACTTTGAACGTTTTGAGAGCAGAGAACAAGCCAAATTGAGCATTTTTGAATACGTAGAAGTGTTTTATAACCGACAGAGACGGCACTCAACGCTAGGCTATCTGTCTCCTGTAAATTTTGAAAAAAATTGGTTATCCCAGGTCGCTTAA
- a CDS encoding 4-phosphoerythronate dehydrogenase, with the protein MRIIIDQATPAASLLFGSLGEIQTIPGRAITSEHCRAAQAVIVRSVTSVNRELLTGSTVQFVGSATAGTDHIDRHWLQQQDITFAHAPGCNATAVVEYVLTALLWLMVREGCLLQEKTVGIIGVGHIGSLLNQRLQALGVTTLLCDPPRAERGDTGPFWPLSHLVQHAEVLTFHLPLQREGPHPTWHLLDEELLAALPDGRILINSARGALFDSAALLTALAGGKTCRVVLDVWEHEPALSLPLLSRVTLATPHIAGYTLEGRVNGAFAVYQALCRQLGGRPGVDRASLLPNAQQAVTLSGPWRSEQLKPLLDRIYRIERDDAALRAVADQSGAFDQLRAAYPARRECSSLLLVCDQEQTAQQWQRLGFQAVVR; encoded by the coding sequence ATGCGTATTATTATCGATCAAGCCACACCAGCAGCCTCTCTGCTGTTTGGATCGCTTGGCGAGATACAGACTATTCCCGGACGTGCCATCACCAGCGAGCACTGTAGAGCGGCACAGGCGGTTATTGTCCGTTCGGTCACCTCGGTTAATCGTGAACTACTCACCGGCAGCACGGTGCAGTTTGTCGGCAGTGCTACTGCCGGCACCGACCATATTGATCGGCACTGGTTACAGCAGCAAGACATTACCTTTGCTCACGCCCCCGGGTGCAATGCTACCGCCGTGGTTGAATATGTGTTAACCGCCCTGCTGTGGTTAATGGTGCGCGAGGGCTGTTTACTCCAAGAGAAAACCGTCGGGATTATTGGTGTGGGCCATATCGGCTCGCTATTAAACCAACGACTGCAAGCCTTAGGCGTGACCACCCTGCTGTGTGATCCTCCACGGGCAGAGCGCGGGGATACAGGACCCTTTTGGCCTTTATCCCATCTTGTGCAGCACGCTGAGGTATTAACCTTTCATCTCCCGTTACAGCGGGAGGGTCCGCACCCAACGTGGCATTTGCTAGATGAGGAGCTGTTAGCAGCCCTGCCTGATGGACGGATTTTGATCAATAGTGCGCGTGGGGCACTCTTCGATAGTGCTGCGCTGCTCACCGCCTTAGCCGGTGGTAAAACGTGTCGTGTCGTACTCGATGTTTGGGAGCATGAGCCAGCGCTATCGCTGCCGTTATTATCCCGTGTCACTTTAGCCACCCCCCATATTGCCGGTTATACGCTTGAGGGTCGGGTCAATGGGGCTTTTGCTGTCTATCAAGCGCTCTGTCGACAGTTAGGGGGGCGGCCTGGCGTCGATCGCGCCTCGCTGTTACCTAATGCTCAGCAGGCGGTTACCTTATCGGGTCCCTGGCGATCTGAACAGCTAAAACCACTGCTGGATAGGATCTATCGGATAGAGCGAGATGATGCCGCACTGCGCGCGGTCGCTGACCAATCCGGCGCATTTGATCAGTTGCGCGCAGCGTATCCAGCGCGACGTGAATGCTCCTCACTACTGCTGGTGTGTGATCAGGAGCAGACGGCCCAGCAGTGGCAGCGGCTCGGATTTCAAGCGGTTGTGCGCTGA
- the fabB gene encoding beta-ketoacyl-ACP synthase I encodes MKRAVITGLGVISSIGNNGQEVLAALKAGRSGITPAPALQEINMRSQIWGDIKLDFKDLIDRKVARFMGDASAYAYLAMQEAIADAGLSEQLVSNDRTGVVAGTGGGSPANQVAAADAMRSRGLRGVGPYMVPRTMTSGITACLATAFKIRGVNYTISSACATSAHCIGHALELIQLGKQDCVFAGGGEELHWTLAMEFDAMGALSRQYNATPSKASRPYDQGRDGFVISGGGGMVVVEELEHALKRGASIYGEIVGYGATSDGYDMVAPSGEGAIRCMRMALQGVESPIDYINTHGTSTGVGDLKELSAVRAVFGDCSPAISSTKSMTGHALGAAGVHEAAYSLLMLKHGFIAPNINLEQLDEEASGLDIVTQYREQSLTTVMSNSFGFGGTNATLVLRKLSADT; translated from the coding sequence ATGAAACGTGCAGTCATTACGGGTCTAGGGGTTATCTCCAGTATCGGTAACAATGGTCAAGAGGTCCTGGCCGCCCTGAAGGCCGGTCGTTCGGGTATTACCCCAGCGCCAGCGCTACAAGAGATCAATATGCGTAGCCAGATTTGGGGGGATATTAAGTTAGATTTTAAAGATCTGATTGACCGTAAGGTGGCACGCTTCATGGGAGATGCCTCGGCGTATGCCTACCTAGCGATGCAGGAAGCGATTGCCGATGCTGGCTTATCAGAGCAGCTGGTCTCTAACGACCGTACCGGTGTCGTCGCTGGAACCGGTGGCGGCTCACCGGCTAATCAAGTGGCGGCCGCCGATGCTATGCGTTCCCGCGGCTTGCGAGGCGTTGGCCCCTATATGGTACCCCGTACCATGACCTCGGGCATTACCGCCTGTTTAGCAACTGCCTTTAAAATTCGTGGGGTCAACTACACCATTAGCTCCGCTTGTGCCACCTCTGCACACTGCATCGGACATGCCCTAGAACTGATTCAACTGGGCAAGCAGGATTGTGTGTTTGCCGGGGGTGGGGAGGAGCTACACTGGACCTTGGCGATGGAATTTGACGCTATGGGTGCGCTCTCTAGGCAATATAATGCCACGCCTTCGAAAGCCTCTCGTCCTTACGATCAGGGTCGGGATGGTTTCGTGATCTCCGGAGGCGGGGGGATGGTGGTGGTGGAGGAGCTTGAGCATGCCCTGAAAAGAGGTGCTTCTATCTACGGGGAGATCGTCGGTTATGGAGCGACCTCTGATGGCTATGATATGGTGGCTCCTTCTGGTGAAGGGGCGATCCGCTGTATGCGTATGGCACTGCAGGGGGTGGAGTCGCCGATTGACTATATCAACACCCATGGAACCTCCACCGGCGTGGGTGATCTCAAAGAGCTGTCAGCTGTTCGTGCGGTGTTTGGCGACTGTTCTCCCGCGATTTCCTCAACTAAATCGATGACCGGCCATGCCTTGGGGGCCGCTGGAGTCCATGAGGCCGCTTACAGCTTGTTAATGTTAAAGCATGGTTTTATTGCTCCCAACATCAACCTTGAGCAGTTGGATGAAGAGGCTAGTGGTTTAGATATTGTTACCCAGTATCGTGAGCAGAGTCTCACCACGGTGATGTCCAATAGCTTTGGCTTTGGTGGGACGAATGCTACCCTGGTGCTGCGTAAACTATCAGCCGACACCTGA
- the aroC gene encoding chorismate synthase has protein sequence MAGNSIGQLFRVTTFGESHGPALGAIIDGMPPGLPLSEADIQPDLNRRRPGQSAYTTQRHELDQIEILSGIFEGCTTGTPIGLLIKNSDQRSQDYAALKTCFRPGHADYTYQKKYGIRDYRGGGRASARETVMRVAAGAIAKKYLQQMLAITVRGYVAQIGSVISEQVVWDQVEQNPFFFADPNQVPALIALFKDLQRRGDSIGAEIVVVANQVPVGLGEPVFDRLDADLAHALMSINAVKGVALGAGFDVVTQFGSQQRDEITPEGFVSNQAGGTLGGISSGQPIIAKLALKPTSSIAIPGRSVDQQQQVVEVSSRGRHDPCVGIRAVPIAEAMVAIVLLDHLLRHRAQCGP, from the coding sequence ATGGCAGGCAATAGTATTGGACAGCTGTTTCGGGTGACCACGTTTGGGGAATCCCATGGCCCAGCCCTGGGCGCTATCATTGATGGCATGCCACCAGGTCTGCCACTGAGTGAGGCCGATATCCAGCCCGATCTCAATCGCCGGCGACCTGGACAATCCGCCTATACGACTCAACGGCATGAACTCGATCAGATTGAGATCCTCTCTGGAATTTTTGAAGGCTGTACCACCGGCACTCCTATTGGATTATTGATCAAAAATAGTGATCAACGTTCGCAAGATTATGCGGCTCTGAAAACTTGTTTCAGACCAGGGCATGCGGACTATACCTATCAAAAAAAGTATGGGATCCGTGATTATCGCGGCGGCGGGCGGGCTTCAGCCCGCGAAACAGTGATGCGAGTGGCGGCAGGGGCCATTGCTAAAAAGTATCTGCAACAGATGCTGGCGATTACTGTGCGTGGCTACGTGGCGCAAATAGGTTCGGTGATCAGTGAACAGGTGGTGTGGGATCAGGTGGAGCAGAATCCGTTCTTTTTTGCTGATCCCAACCAAGTACCTGCCCTAATCGCCCTATTCAAAGATCTTCAGCGGCGAGGAGACTCTATCGGTGCCGAAATCGTCGTCGTAGCCAATCAGGTTCCTGTTGGTCTGGGAGAGCCGGTGTTTGATCGACTGGATGCCGATTTAGCGCATGCCTTGATGAGTATTAATGCCGTCAAAGGGGTCGCTCTGGGTGCTGGATTTGATGTCGTGACTCAGTTTGGCAGCCAACAGCGTGATGAGATCACTCCAGAGGGCTTTGTGAGTAACCAGGCAGGCGGTACACTGGGTGGGATCAGTAGTGGTCAACCGATCATCGCCAAATTAGCGCTCAAGCCGACCTCAAGTATTGCCATTCCAGGCCGTTCAGTGGATCAGCAGCAGCAAGTGGTTGAAGTGAGCAGCCGTGGCCGTCATGATCCCTGTGTGGGGATCCGTGCAGTTCCCATTGCAGAAGCCATGGTTGCCATCGTGTTGTTAGACCATCTGCTCCGTCACCGTGCCCAGTGTGGGCCTTAA
- the prmB gene encoding 50S ribosomal protein L3 N(5)-glutamine methyltransferase: MDQITLEEAVDQLQTLQDLLRWAVSQFNAASLCYGHGADNAWDEAQHLILSGLQLPIDLPPEIYTARLTIRERQQLVIWIQQRIEARIPVAYLTQCAWFCGLAFYVDERVLVPRSPLSELIQNRFAGTVVAEPRRILELCTGSGCIAIACAYAFPEAEIDAVDISPEALAVAEINIQRHGLEQQVTPICSDLFQQLPLDAYDLIIANPPYVDAEAMANLPPEFHHEPTLGLTAGADGLQVVERILSESASYLEEQGLLICEVGSSSLALEARYPEWPFHWLPLKQGGQGIFQLTRQQLLTAAQPIKT; the protein is encoded by the coding sequence TTGGATCAAATCACGCTTGAAGAGGCAGTTGATCAACTGCAGACCTTACAAGATCTCCTGCGCTGGGCCGTTAGCCAATTCAATGCGGCTTCCCTCTGTTATGGGCATGGCGCTGATAACGCCTGGGATGAAGCGCAACACCTGATACTCTCCGGGTTACAGTTGCCGATTGATCTGCCACCTGAGATCTATACGGCGCGACTCACGATCCGTGAACGACAGCAGCTTGTGATCTGGATACAGCAGCGGATTGAAGCCCGGATCCCGGTTGCTTATCTGACTCAGTGTGCCTGGTTTTGTGGGTTAGCGTTTTATGTTGATGAACGGGTATTAGTGCCTCGATCCCCGCTGTCTGAGTTAATTCAGAACCGATTTGCCGGGACTGTGGTCGCTGAGCCCCGGAGGATTTTAGAGCTGTGTACTGGCAGTGGGTGTATTGCCATCGCCTGTGCCTATGCTTTCCCGGAGGCGGAAATTGATGCGGTCGATATCTCACCAGAAGCGCTGGCGGTCGCTGAAATCAATATTCAGCGGCATGGGCTAGAGCAGCAAGTCACGCCGATCTGCTCTGATCTGTTTCAACAGCTTCCCCTGGACGCCTACGATCTCATCATCGCCAATCCGCCGTATGTTGATGCCGAAGCGATGGCCAATTTGCCGCCTGAATTTCACCATGAACCCACTTTAGGGTTGACGGCCGGAGCGGATGGACTGCAGGTGGTTGAACGCATTCTTTCAGAAAGCGCCTCCTATCTAGAGGAGCAGGGGCTGCTGATTTGTGAAGTTGGGAGTAGCTCCCTGGCCTTAGAAGCACGCTATCCAGAATGGCCCTTCCACTGGTTGCCTTTAAAACAGGGTGGGCAGGGGATCTTTCAATTAACTCGCCAGCAGTTATTGACTGCTGCTCAGCCGATCAAAACCTGA
- the sixA gene encoding phosphohistidine phosphatase SixA, with product MKLLIMRHGAAEQHASSDAERALTPSGWQQSVAMARWLQTQPIVVKQVVASPTRRTQQTFEALRSVLPQLTQLPQSLDLTPQGKVAPIIEQLQQDDALQLPVLLLISHMPLVSQLVGALCPHTTAPQFSTSTLAAIEFSRASGRAMLQWLQNPPG from the coding sequence ATGAAATTATTAATAATGCGACATGGGGCTGCTGAGCAGCATGCGAGTAGTGATGCCGAACGGGCGCTAACCCCCTCTGGGTGGCAGCAGAGCGTCGCCATGGCCCGCTGGTTACAAACACAACCAATCGTTGTGAAACAGGTAGTGGCTAGCCCCACTCGACGAACGCAGCAGACCTTCGAGGCGCTGCGCAGTGTGTTGCCCCAATTAACCCAGCTGCCCCAATCGCTGGATCTCACCCCACAGGGTAAAGTAGCCCCCATCATAGAGCAGCTACAGCAGGATGATGCGCTGCAGCTCCCGGTACTGCTACTCATCTCCCACATGCCCTTGGTGAGTCAGTTAGTCGGTGCCCTGTGCCCACACACTACAGCGCCTCAGTTTTCAACGTCAACCCTGGCGGCTATTGAGTTCTCAAGAGCGTCTGGCCGAGCGATGCTACAATGGCTCCAGAACCCCCCAGGCTGA
- the lpcA gene encoding D-sedoheptulose 7-phosphate isomerase encodes MYQTLIRSELQQALQVLQRFLADDGQLKAIQAAALLLTTAFKAGGKVLACGNGGSHCDAMHFAEELTGRYRNSRPAYPAIAIADPSHLSCVANDFGFEQVFSRYIEALGQPGDVLLAISTSGNSCNVIKAIKAARAQSMRVITLSGYQGGELAGKGDVAICVDHTGYADRIQEMHIKIIHLLIHLIEQEMLPSV; translated from the coding sequence ATGTATCAAACCTTGATTCGCTCAGAGTTACAGCAAGCCTTGCAAGTGCTTCAGCGATTTTTGGCCGATGATGGCCAGCTAAAAGCTATTCAGGCAGCCGCCCTCTTGTTAACGACCGCCTTTAAGGCAGGAGGAAAGGTGTTGGCCTGCGGCAACGGTGGCTCACACTGTGACGCGATGCATTTCGCTGAAGAGTTAACGGGTCGTTATCGGAACAGTCGCCCCGCCTATCCCGCTATTGCCATCGCTGATCCGAGTCACCTATCGTGTGTCGCCAACGATTTTGGCTTTGAACAGGTGTTTTCTCGATACATCGAAGCCTTGGGGCAGCCAGGGGATGTGCTGTTAGCCATCTCCACTTCCGGTAACTCTTGCAATGTGATCAAGGCCATCAAGGCTGCCCGTGCTCAGAGCATGCGGGTGATCACCTTGAGTGGCTATCAGGGTGGAGAGTTGGCGGGAAAGGGCGATGTAGCGATCTGTGTTGACCACACCGGCTATGCCGATCGTATTCAAGAGATGCATATTAAAATCATCCACCTGTTGATTCACTTGATTGAACAGGAGATGCTCCCGTCTGTTTAA
- the rimI gene encoding ribosomal protein S18-alanine N-acetyltransferase, translated as MQTISPLLSSELEMAYAIAQAGHRYPGQLETFLAQQGHAYLNLKVMEITKMVGFAITQIVQDEASLLDLVIHPVAQRRGVGRQLLLALIEQLQRRSVQTLWLEVRISNAPARALYQQLSFNEVFVRSGYYPAEKGREDALILARALTD; from the coding sequence ATGCAGACCATCTCTCCGCTACTGTCTAGTGAGCTGGAGATGGCTTATGCTATCGCCCAGGCTGGTCACCGCTATCCTGGCCAACTGGAAACTTTTTTAGCTCAACAGGGTCACGCCTACCTGAATCTCAAGGTGATGGAGATCACCAAAATGGTGGGATTCGCCATCACCCAAATCGTACAGGATGAAGCTTCCTTACTTGATCTAGTGATTCATCCGGTAGCCCAACGGCGAGGGGTTGGTCGGCAGCTGTTGCTGGCGTTAATTGAACAGTTGCAGAGACGGTCAGTGCAGACGCTCTGGTTAGAGGTGCGGATCAGCAATGCGCCAGCGCGTGCGCTCTATCAGCAGTTATCATTTAATGAAGTTTTTGTCCGATCAGGCTATTATCCGGCTGAGAAGGGGCGTGAAGATGCTCTGATCTTAGCCAGAGCCCTCACAGACTAG
- a CDS encoding DNA polymerase III subunit psi translates to MSQRRDQLLQQLGITQWQLRRPDALKGLVGSPLLSTIRFVLLADPLPSLSTPLLQDVLKTLQLTEQQVHCCTPASLAVLPKAALYWSLGDWAVKPPSNMLLSPPLSELLSCAQAKRQLWQQICYYADHLSATV, encoded by the coding sequence ATGAGTCAGCGTCGCGATCAGTTATTGCAGCAACTGGGTATTACCCAGTGGCAGCTGCGGCGTCCTGACGCTTTAAAGGGGTTGGTGGGGTCGCCATTGCTCTCCACCATCCGCTTCGTGCTGTTGGCCGATCCACTCCCCTCATTATCAACGCCGTTACTACAGGATGTGCTAAAAACCCTCCAACTGACCGAACAACAGGTCCACTGCTGTACACCAGCATCGCTAGCGGTGCTGCCGAAAGCCGCGCTCTACTGGTCCTTAGGCGACTGGGCGGTTAAACCACCGAGCAACATGCTACTCTCCCCCCCTTTAAGCGAGCTACTGTCCTGCGCCCAGGCGAAGCGCCAGCTTTGGCAACAGATTTGTTACTATGCAGACCATCTCTCCGCTACTGTCTAG